A region of the Bos mutus isolate GX-2022 chromosome 18, NWIPB_WYAK_1.1, whole genome shotgun sequence genome:
AACTTGCAGGTTACATCTTTTGTCCAGGGCGATGGACAGTTTATTGAGGCTTCTAACAAGTAATGAGTGGCTCTGATAATGTTAAAATctcttttaattaaatattttgcattttacaaAGGCTGCTGCAGTTTTACTTTTCAAATCTAAGAGTATATAACCTGTTTCCTTTCTGTAATAATACTTTAGCTCATacccagaaaaaaatcaataggtgtaaaaaaattaaattaaacttgtatttttaaactatGAAACAGTTTTGGGGGAaacacaaatgtatatatttatattacaaaaaaacattaaatgcCTGTACAGGTGTCTTAATTTCATAATTTACTTCAAAGATATTGAATTAtcaatttaaatacaaaaatgctACATTAAATATACAGAATAAGATTTAATacaaatcctttttaaaatttttcttttcagttggtTAAGACATTTCTGTGGGTGTGTGgagatgtttacatttttatatcatcCATCTCCATGTACTATAAACTTTTTAGTAGGAGGGgtagttttgcttttctctcatGTTGATGGAAAAATAACTGCCAAggccatgttttcttttttttaataaattaggaAGGTCCGGGACCGACGCAGCCCGCGTTAAATGTCGGACATACCTTTCTTCAATTCATAGGGAGAGTCTTTGCACAGGTCTAGCTGACTCTGGCTCCGCAACATTTTCGGGTCTTTAGCCAAAGCGTCCGCTCGATTCAACACGGTCTGGTTTAATCCATTGAAATGCGAGCCCGGACCCGTGGTGGGGCCTGGCCCGGGCCCCGGGTGGCCGTGAAGGTGTCCGAAGGAGCCATAGTTCGTGTAGCCAGGATAGAAGGGCGCCGTGTAGTAGAGAGGCCGGGACAGCACCGTCCCGCCTGGGAAGGGACACTGCGCCGAGGGCGAGCGCGATGGCGCCGGGGCTGGCGACGCGCGGCTGCCTCCTAGGGCTTGCCCGGCTACGGGCCCAGGGCACGGTGGGCACGGAGAGCCCTCGTTCCCGCCGCCCCCGTCCTTGACCTTGTCCGAGGATGTGGCGATCTCCGCCAGAGACCACAGTTTGGGCTTGGCGAGCACCGcctgcggcggcggcggtggcggcgagTGTATGACCGAGGGCCCTCCGGGACCGGGGGGCAGCTCTCCCGCGGCTGGGTGCGGGCCCGGAGCCGGCGCGCCGGAGGGGTAATGAGGGGCTGGGTCCTCGGCCAGCCGCGCTGCCGCGGGCCCGGCCGGGGAGAGCCCGCCGGCGCGGGGGGGCCCGGGCAGCGCGTCGAGGCGGCCCTCGGATGGCGGCTCCTTAAAATCCGAGTCGCTGAGGCTGCCCTCGGTCTCCTTGCCGGCAGGGGTGGGCGGCCCCTGCAGCCGTTCGCAGCCCGAAACCGCCTTTTGCTCTGCTCCTCCTGCGGGTGAAACCCAGGCGGTCAGAGACGCGGAGGCCACAGGTCCCCACCCGCAAAGGCAAAAACCctgtccccaacctccaggcctTGGGCGCCCCCTCTCCAGGCCCCTCTTTGGCTCCACACACCCTTTCCCGCGTCCACCAACCTGCTTCGGGGCCCTCGGGGTCGCCCTTGTCTTCGGGCTTCTGGGGCTCATCCTCGTCGTTCTTCTCCAGATCAatgttctcttcctcctcctcgtcctcgCTGCGGTTCCGCGGCGTCCACGTCATCTTGTTCTCCTTCTTGAGGCGCCGGCGCGCGTTAGCGAACCAGGTGGACACCTGGGTGAGGGTCATCTTGGTGATGATGGCCAGCATGATCTTCTCGCCCTTGGTGGGGTAGGGGTTCTTGCGGTGCTCGTTGAGCCAGGCCTTGAGCGTAGCTGTGGCGTCTCGCGTGGCGTTCTTCCGGTACGCGGGGTCCCCGTACGGGTACGAGCCCAGGGGCGCCGCGTACGGGTGGTACCCCAAGGAACCTGCCATGCCCGGTGTATGGTCGTAGGGAGAGC
Encoded here:
- the IRX5 gene encoding iroquois-class homeodomain protein IRX-5, encoding MSYPQGYLYQPSASLALYSCPAYSTSVISGPRTDELGRSSSGSAFSPYAGSTAFTAPSPGYNSHLQYGADPAAAAAAAFSSYVGSPYDHTPGMAGSLGYHPYAAPLGSYPYGDPAYRKNATRDATATLKAWLNEHRKNPYPTKGEKIMLAIITKMTLTQVSTWFANARRRLKKENKMTWTPRNRSEDEEEEENIDLEKNDEDEPQKPEDKGDPEGPEAGGAEQKAVSGCERLQGPPTPAGKETEGSLSDSDFKEPPSEGRLDALPGPPRAGGLSPAGPAAARLAEDPAPHYPSGAPAPGPHPAAGELPPGPGGPSVIHSPPPPPPQAVLAKPKLWSLAEIATSSDKVKDGGGGNEGSPCPPCPGPVAGQALGGSRASPAPAPSRSPSAQCPFPGGTVLSRPLYYTAPFYPGYTNYGSFGHLHGHPGPGPGPTTGPGSHFNGLNQTVLNRADALAKDPKMLRSQSQLDLCKDSPYELKKGMSDI